One Paenibacillus crassostreae DNA segment encodes these proteins:
- a CDS encoding NAD kinase gives MRYYVLDRGDQLSAELAEQFHQLAAQRHFVIDAVSPEIVISIGGDGTMLHAFHTFVNHIPNIAFVGVHTGHLGFYSDWKSDELAQLIELMSHDFISAENTARIVKYPLLELTIHKKSGTTTHVALNEFTLKGVYGTLVAQIDINQASFEMFRGDGICVSTPSGSTAYNKSLGGAMVHPSIEAIQIAEIASINNRVYRTMGAPLLLPKHHECNIYPNQDQRLLITIDHIVLPVDDLISVSCKVSEQKISFARYRPYPFWDRVKSAFLR, from the coding sequence TTGAGATACTATGTTCTGGACCGTGGGGATCAATTGTCTGCTGAATTAGCAGAGCAATTCCACCAACTTGCGGCACAGCGCCATTTTGTAATCGATGCAGTATCACCTGAAATTGTCATATCTATAGGTGGTGACGGCACCATGTTGCATGCCTTTCATACGTTCGTTAATCACATTCCTAATATTGCATTTGTAGGTGTACATACAGGTCATTTAGGATTTTACTCTGACTGGAAATCAGACGAACTAGCTCAATTAATTGAACTTATGAGTCATGATTTCATATCTGCTGAGAACACAGCTCGAATCGTCAAATATCCTCTCTTAGAGCTAACTATTCATAAGAAATCAGGAACTACGACTCACGTAGCACTGAATGAGTTCACACTTAAAGGTGTATATGGGACGCTTGTAGCTCAAATTGATATCAATCAGGCTAGCTTTGAAATGTTCAGGGGTGATGGTATTTGTGTCTCGACTCCTTCCGGAAGCACCGCCTACAACAAAAGTCTTGGAGGTGCTATGGTTCATCCATCTATAGAGGCCATACAAATTGCCGAGATAGCTTCCATAAATAATCGCGTTTACCGCACGATGGGCGCACCGCTCTTACTTCCCAAACACCATGAATGTAATATTTACCCCAATCAAGACCAGCGTTTGTTAATTACGATTGATCATATTGTTCTACCCGTCGATGATTTAATATCAGTTAGCTGCAAAGTTTCAGAACAAAAAATCAGTTTTGCTAGATATCGTCCTTATCCTTTTTGGGATCGTGTAAAATCAGCTTTCCTACGTTAA
- a CDS encoding YutD family protein, which produces MGLILAGGKNYEILKDHKDGWNPEAFRDRYSDVLERYDYIIGDWGYNQLRLKGFYRDGHPKATKESTFSSIVDYINEYCNFGCAYFVLEKSRESQPKEQKEHKVQKEQKEHKEEEKSST; this is translated from the coding sequence ATGGGTTTGATACTTGCAGGTGGTAAGAATTATGAAATTTTGAAAGATCATAAAGATGGTTGGAACCCAGAAGCCTTCCGTGATCGGTATAGTGATGTGCTGGAAAGATATGATTATATTATTGGTGATTGGGGATATAACCAATTACGCTTGAAGGGATTTTATCGTGATGGTCATCCTAAGGCAACGAAGGAATCTACCTTTTCTAGCATAGTGGATTATATTAATGAATATTGTAATTTTGGATGTGCATATTTTGTGCTCGAGAAGAGTCGAGAATCACAACCAAAGGAACAAAAAGAACACAAGGTACAAAAGGAACAGAAGGAACATAAGGAAGAAGAAAAAAGCAGCACTTAA
- the lipA gene encoding lipoyl synthase: MSRSTTKEPKPDWIRIKLTTGDNYQEIKSMMRSKTLHTVCEEARCPNIYECWANRTATFMILGDVCTRACRFCAVNTGMPTELDLDEPERVADAAESMNLQHCVITSVARDDLQDGGASIFAASIHAVRKRLPLCSVEVLIPDFLGNPDALKIVMDAKPDILNHNIETVERLSDRVRAKAKYRRSMELLKNAKVLQPNIPTKSSMMLGLGEEWDEILQSMDDLREVDCNILTLGQYLQPSSKHLDVVKYIPPEDFAKLKEEGLKRGFSHVESAPLVRSSYHAHEQVKSASQH; the protein is encoded by the coding sequence ATGTCCCGAAGTACCACTAAGGAACCGAAACCAGATTGGATACGAATCAAATTAACAACTGGAGATAACTATCAGGAAATAAAGAGTATGATGCGCTCCAAGACTCTGCATACCGTGTGCGAAGAAGCGCGTTGTCCGAATATCTATGAATGTTGGGCTAATCGTACCGCAACATTTATGATATTAGGGGATGTTTGCACGCGTGCTTGTCGGTTTTGTGCCGTTAATACAGGTATGCCGACGGAATTAGATTTAGATGAGCCGGAACGTGTGGCAGATGCTGCTGAAAGTATGAATTTGCAACACTGTGTCATTACAAGTGTAGCGCGTGATGACTTGCAAGATGGAGGAGCGTCTATTTTTGCAGCAAGTATACATGCAGTTCGTAAACGGCTACCTCTCTGCAGTGTGGAGGTATTAATTCCAGATTTCCTCGGAAACCCGGATGCCTTGAAGATTGTGATGGATGCGAAACCAGATATACTGAATCACAATATTGAGACAGTAGAACGTTTATCCGATCGTGTACGTGCCAAAGCAAAATATCGCCGATCTATGGAACTATTGAAGAATGCAAAGGTATTACAGCCAAATATTCCAACGAAGTCAAGCATGATGCTTGGTCTTGGGGAAGAATGGGATGAAATTTTGCAATCTATGGACGATTTGCGAGAAGTCGATTGTAATATTCTGACACTAGGACAATACTTACAACCTTCATCGAAGCACTTGGATGTGGTGAAATATATCCCACCTGAGGATTTTGCGAAATTGAAAGAGGAAGGATTGAAAAGGGGCTTTAGTCATGTTGAATCAGCCCCACTTGTTCGGAGCTCTTATCATGCGCATGAACAAGTGAAATCAGCTTCTCAACATTAA